In a genomic window of uncultured Sphaerochaeta sp.:
- a CDS encoding RNA pseudouridine synthase has translation MMGIQERILYEDNHLIVVNKLCGELVQGDQTGDVTLADEVKEYLRITYQKKGNVYLGIPHRLDRPTSGIVVYAKTEKALIRLNEMFKGSSVKKQYWAIVDTMPNATEGTLVHYIIRDTRTNKSVALPIERKGGKLAKLDYRVIAASTNYYLLEIDLHTGRHHQIRAQFAAIGLHIKGDLKYGFPRSNPDGGICLHARSISFTHPVKKEEVSLVADPPHDALWDAFVAQTNS, from the coding sequence ATGATGGGCATACAAGAACGGATTCTCTATGAGGACAACCATCTCATCGTAGTGAACAAGCTGTGCGGGGAACTGGTCCAAGGGGACCAGACCGGGGATGTGACGTTGGCCGACGAGGTCAAGGAGTATCTGCGCATCACCTATCAGAAGAAGGGAAATGTGTATTTGGGCATTCCTCATCGCCTGGACCGTCCCACCAGTGGCATTGTGGTCTACGCAAAAACAGAGAAGGCTCTGATCCGTCTCAATGAGATGTTCAAGGGAAGCTCGGTGAAAAAGCAGTACTGGGCCATTGTCGATACCATGCCCAATGCAACCGAGGGAACCTTGGTGCACTATATCATCCGCGATACGAGGACCAACAAGAGTGTGGCGCTTCCCATAGAGCGCAAGGGCGGCAAGCTGGCCAAACTGGACTATCGCGTGATTGCGGCCTCCACGAACTACTATCTTCTGGAGATCGACCTGCATACCGGAAGGCACCACCAGATCCGGGCCCAGTTTGCGGCAATCGGCCTGCATATCAAGGGAGACCTCAAGTATGGATTCCCCAGATCCAATCCTGATGGGGGAATATGCCTGCATGCACGCTCGATCTCCTTCACCCACCCGGTGAAGAAAGAGGAGGTCAGCCTGGTTGCCGATCCTCCTCATGATGCCCTTTGGGATGCGTTTGTTGCCCAGACAAATTCCTAA
- a CDS encoding DNA topoisomerase IV subunit A, whose amino-acid sequence MTQAHSIFRQNFLEYASYVIKERAIPDLVDGFKPVQRRIIHTLFEMDDGKFHKVANVVGWAMRYHPHGDASIYEALVNLANCDLFIERQGNFGNILTGDSAAAARYIECRLLPFAKKVLYNPELTEFVDSYDGRNQEPVAFPAKIPVVLIQGVSGIAVGMSTYILPHNAFEVLDAMASSLKGESYRLYPDFPGGGIVDVENYDDGKGSVSIRAKLNTSDPKRIVIEELPYGTTSEAMIHSVEEAAKKGRIKISSINDYTAEFVNIEINLARNTYAQEIVDALYAYTACETKLSVNPLVIRDNVPTILGVHEILDYHAKHLVQVLKAELELEKGHQLDKLHARTLERIFIEERIYKRIEQKKSAEEVNKAVITGFKTFEDQLLRPVDDDDVERLLKIPIRRISLFDIEKNRSEIEQINANLEDIERKLGDLVGYALSYLGELKSMLDPVEHQRKTTLKSFEMVDVKEVAQRNLPVRYDPSNGYLGYGVKGGTTLLEVSPFDRLLVIRKDGTYQVIDAPEKEFVGKGLLHCGFADKSELSNLTFSVIYQEKTYKYLFLKRCQIVSYQLKKVYSLLPEGDFKLIKLSTFPNAELTVSYKPKPGLRILEEKFYFSDYLVKGVKAGGVRIAVKEVASLKLRAVKEVVHAKDAEPSLFDEEEKE is encoded by the coding sequence ATGACTCAGGCACACTCAATTTTCCGACAAAACTTTCTTGAATATGCCAGCTACGTCATCAAGGAACGGGCAATCCCCGACCTTGTCGATGGGTTCAAGCCGGTGCAAAGGCGTATCATTCACACCCTTTTTGAGATGGATGACGGCAAGTTCCACAAGGTGGCAAACGTGGTCGGGTGGGCGATGCGTTACCATCCACACGGGGATGCTTCCATCTATGAGGCACTGGTGAATCTTGCCAACTGTGACCTGTTCATCGAGCGGCAGGGAAATTTCGGCAACATCCTTACCGGGGACAGTGCTGCCGCCGCCCGTTACATTGAATGCCGTCTGCTGCCGTTTGCCAAGAAGGTTCTGTACAACCCGGAGTTGACCGAGTTCGTTGACTCCTATGATGGGAGAAACCAGGAACCGGTGGCATTTCCTGCAAAGATTCCGGTGGTTCTGATCCAAGGCGTCAGCGGCATTGCGGTCGGCATGAGCACCTACATCCTTCCGCACAATGCCTTTGAGGTCCTCGATGCCATGGCATCCTCCCTGAAGGGTGAGAGCTACCGCCTCTATCCCGACTTCCCCGGAGGGGGCATCGTGGATGTGGAGAACTATGATGACGGCAAAGGCTCGGTTTCGATCAGGGCTAAGCTCAATACATCCGATCCAAAACGCATCGTCATTGAGGAACTCCCCTACGGCACCACCAGCGAGGCAATGATCCACTCGGTGGAGGAAGCTGCAAAGAAGGGCAGGATCAAGATCAGTTCGATCAATGACTACACTGCCGAGTTCGTGAACATTGAGATCAATCTCGCACGCAATACCTACGCCCAGGAAATTGTCGATGCCCTGTATGCCTATACCGCGTGTGAGACCAAGCTTTCGGTGAATCCCTTGGTGATTCGCGACAATGTGCCGACCATCTTGGGTGTCCATGAGATCCTTGACTATCATGCAAAGCATCTGGTCCAGGTCCTCAAGGCCGAGCTTGAGCTGGAGAAGGGTCATCAGCTGGACAAGCTGCATGCCCGGACCCTGGAGCGCATCTTCATCGAGGAACGCATCTACAAGAGGATTGAGCAGAAAAAGAGTGCCGAAGAGGTGAACAAGGCTGTCATCACCGGATTCAAAACCTTCGAGGACCAGTTGCTCAGGCCGGTTGATGATGACGATGTGGAACGGCTTCTGAAGATTCCCATCCGGCGCATCAGTCTCTTTGACATCGAGAAGAACCGCTCCGAGATTGAGCAGATCAATGCCAACCTTGAGGATATCGAGCGCAAGCTTGGTGATCTGGTCGGCTATGCGCTCTCCTATCTTGGGGAGCTGAAGAGCATGCTCGACCCTGTGGAGCACCAACGAAAGACAACCCTCAAATCCTTTGAAATGGTTGATGTGAAGGAGGTTGCCCAGCGGAATCTCCCGGTCAGATACGATCCTTCCAACGGCTATTTGGGCTACGGGGTGAAGGGTGGAACCACCTTGCTTGAGGTCAGTCCCTTCGACCGCCTTCTGGTCATCCGCAAGGATGGTACCTATCAGGTGATTGATGCCCCGGAGAAGGAGTTTGTCGGAAAAGGTCTCCTGCATTGCGGGTTTGCCGACAAGAGTGAGCTCTCTAATCTCACATTCTCGGTCATCTACCAGGAGAAGACCTACAAGTACCTCTTCCTCAAGCGGTGTCAGATCGTCAGTTATCAGCTGAAGAAGGTCTACTCCTTGCTTCCTGAGGGTGACTTCAAGCTCATCAAACTTTCAACCTTCCCCAACGCTGAGCTCACGGTCTCCTACAAGCCCAAGCCGGGGTTGAGGATCCTGGAGGAGAAGTTCTACTTCTCAGACTATCTGGTCAAAGGAGTGAAGGCTGGCGGGGTGCGAATCGCCGTCAAGGAAGTGGCCTCACTCAAGCTCAGGGCGGTCAAGGAAGTTGTGCATGCAAAAGATGCCGAACCCAGCCTGTTCGACGAGGAAGAGAAGGAGTGA
- a CDS encoding DNA topoisomerase IV subunit B: MAKTTYDESKIQTLSALEHIRKRPGMYIGRLGNGTHVDDGIYILLKEVVDNSIDEFIMGYGSKILIRLKESEIRVRDYGRGIPLGKVVDCVSIINTGAKYSDDVFQFSVGLNGVGTKAVNALSSHFSVTSYREGKFSKATFSQGVLVNEEIGKTGETDGTEVTFIPDPELFGDYHYNEDFILFRIWSYAYLNTGLSIDYNNKIYRSAHGLLDLLDKEVGSENLYSIIHYQGKQLEFALTHVGGSYGENYFSYVNGQHTNDGGTHQSAFKEGILKAINEHFKKNWAPQDAREGVVGAIAVKVKDPVFESQTKNKLSNTEIRTWIVNEVKDAIIDFLLKNTEEANKLYQKVINNEALRKELNEVKKGARESAKKVSLNIPKLKDCKYHLGQSASHQDECERSMIFLTEGDSASGTITKTRDVMTQAVFSLRGKILNVYGKKKTEIYKNAELYNMMVALGIENGVEGLRYGKVIIATDADNDGFHIRNLLMTYFLTYFEDLVFAGRVYILETPLFRVRNKNQTVYCYSERERDNATAQIRNSEVTRFKGLGEIDPKEFGQFIGEDMRLIPVSIAGMNEMHKTLEFYMGNNTPDRREFIMENLI; encoded by the coding sequence ATGGCGAAGACAACATATGATGAATCAAAGATCCAAACGCTGAGTGCGCTGGAGCATATACGAAAGCGTCCTGGTATGTATATCGGGCGTTTGGGCAATGGTACGCATGTCGATGACGGTATCTACATCCTTCTCAAGGAGGTGGTGGACAACAGCATCGACGAGTTCATCATGGGCTACGGCAGCAAGATCCTCATCCGGCTCAAGGAGAGTGAGATCCGCGTCAGGGACTATGGACGTGGCATCCCGCTGGGCAAGGTGGTTGACTGCGTGTCGATCATCAACACTGGTGCTAAGTACAGCGATGATGTCTTCCAGTTTTCGGTAGGGCTGAACGGGGTGGGTACGAAGGCTGTCAACGCTCTTTCCTCCCATTTCTCGGTCACCAGCTACCGTGAGGGCAAGTTCAGCAAGGCAACCTTCTCCCAGGGTGTGTTGGTCAATGAGGAGATCGGCAAGACCGGTGAGACCGATGGGACTGAGGTGACATTCATTCCCGACCCTGAGCTTTTCGGCGACTACCACTACAACGAGGATTTCATCCTCTTCCGCATCTGGAGCTATGCCTACCTGAACACCGGTCTCTCGATTGACTACAACAACAAGATCTACCGTTCCGCCCATGGTCTGCTCGATCTGCTGGACAAGGAAGTGGGCAGTGAGAACCTCTACTCCATCATCCACTACCAGGGCAAGCAGCTTGAATTTGCGCTGACCCATGTGGGTGGCAGCTATGGGGAGAACTACTTCTCCTATGTAAACGGGCAGCATACCAACGACGGAGGTACCCACCAGAGCGCATTCAAGGAGGGTATCCTCAAGGCGATCAACGAGCACTTCAAGAAGAACTGGGCACCCCAGGACGCCCGTGAGGGGGTGGTTGGGGCCATTGCGGTGAAGGTGAAGGACCCGGTTTTCGAGTCCCAGACCAAGAACAAGCTGAGCAATACCGAGATCCGCACCTGGATTGTGAATGAGGTCAAGGATGCCATCATTGACTTCCTGCTGAAGAATACCGAGGAAGCGAACAAACTCTACCAGAAAGTCATCAACAACGAGGCTCTGCGCAAGGAGCTCAATGAGGTGAAGAAGGGAGCAAGGGAGTCGGCGAAGAAGGTCTCGCTGAACATACCCAAGCTCAAGGACTGCAAATACCATCTTGGGCAAAGCGCCTCTCACCAGGATGAGTGTGAGCGTTCGATGATCTTCCTCACCGAGGGTGACAGCGCCAGCGGAACGATCACCAAGACGCGGGATGTCATGACCCAGGCCGTATTCAGCCTGCGGGGAAAGATTCTCAATGTCTATGGGAAGAAGAAGACCGAAATCTACAAGAATGCAGAGCTCTACAATATGATGGTTGCCTTGGGCATCGAGAATGGGGTTGAGGGATTGCGTTACGGCAAGGTCATCATCGCCACCGATGCTGACAATGACGGGTTTCATATCCGCAACCTTCTGATGACCTACTTTCTCACCTATTTTGAGGATCTCGTATTCGCCGGACGGGTCTACATTCTGGAGACTCCGCTGTTTCGGGTGCGCAACAAGAACCAGACGGTCTACTGTTACAGTGAGCGGGAACGTGACAATGCAACCGCCCAGATCAGGAACAGTGAGGTTACCCGGTTCAAGGGGCTTGGGGAGATCGATCCCAAGGAGTTCGGGCAGTTCATCGGTGAGGATATGCGTCTCATACCGGTTTCCATTGCAGGTATGAACGAGATGCACAAGACTTTGGAGTTCTATATGGGCAACAACACTCCTGATCGACGCGAATTCATTATGGAGAACCTTATCTGA
- a CDS encoding lysoplasmalogenase family protein, which yields MDTSLIPYLILSFLHLSLRSEGKHRAVVATKALLMPSLALFVPRTQAYSYLLLGLALATAGDVVLTKSKQYRWFLAGMGLFALSHIAYSLQLLNSFVAPLPTLLAFVILAVVAFVLIRTLGKGKGWLKYLLYALNLSAMSALCVGSGSLVCMLGALAFLFSDGMIALDSLGVRTSKKISEMSLYILAQLLLVLGFTTL from the coding sequence ATGGATACTTCCCTGATTCCCTATCTTATCCTCTCCTTCCTCCACTTGAGCCTGAGAAGCGAAGGAAAACACAGAGCAGTAGTGGCGACGAAGGCTCTGCTCATGCCTTCACTTGCTCTCTTTGTGCCCAGAACTCAAGCTTACAGCTATCTTCTGCTCGGCCTGGCACTGGCAACAGCCGGTGATGTGGTGCTGACCAAATCCAAGCAATACCGCTGGTTCCTTGCAGGCATGGGGCTGTTCGCTTTGTCCCACATAGCCTACAGCCTTCAGCTTCTCAACTCTTTTGTCGCCCCTCTTCCCACGCTCCTGGCATTTGTCATCCTCGCGGTGGTTGCCTTTGTACTCATCCGGACCCTTGGCAAGGGCAAGGGTTGGCTCAAATACCTGCTCTATGCCTTGAATCTCTCAGCCATGAGTGCCCTCTGCGTTGGCAGCGGCTCGCTGGTGTGCATGCTTGGAGCCTTGGCCTTCCTCTTCTCAGACGGTATGATTGCATTGGATTCCCTGGGAGTGAGGACAAGCAAGAAAATCAGTGAGATGTCCTTATATATCCTTGCCCAACTTTTGTTGGTGCTTGGTTTCACCACCCTATAG
- the corA gene encoding magnesium/cobalt transporter CorA: protein MQDKKQRPLLHKKKEGLAPGALVYVGDTIEEQTSIRTHRYSNGYYGQEEGFSKAEEGTLWVEITGLKDIREIVRIAKEFSLSNLSLEDVFSTDQRLKVDRYDSYLSATLRILDSKEAPEQQLSLFLGKNWVLSIAENKSDVFEPLVRQLATNQSKLQAGSAGMLFHSLMDRVVDQYLVKADELELKTEHLEEQVITSPQSTDAPTIHQHKAEILRLRRMTSPLREILTTLLRSESEYLDKNTLFLLKDIQDHALWLSEECDMLRETVSGIMEVYLSSLDMRMNSIMKVLTIISTIFIPLTFLTGLYGMNFATMPFTTAWWGFYAIVFCCILVVALMVIYFRRKQWW from the coding sequence ATGCAGGATAAGAAACAGCGCCCCTTGTTGCACAAGAAAAAGGAAGGGTTGGCTCCCGGAGCCTTGGTGTATGTAGGGGATACGATTGAGGAACAGACCAGCATTCGTACCCACCGTTACAGCAACGGGTACTATGGCCAGGAGGAAGGATTCAGCAAGGCGGAAGAGGGGACTCTGTGGGTGGAGATCACCGGCCTGAAGGATATCAGGGAAATCGTACGGATCGCCAAGGAGTTCTCCCTCTCCAACCTCAGCCTTGAGGATGTCTTTTCAACCGACCAACGCCTGAAGGTTGACCGATACGACTCCTATCTTTCGGCAACCCTCCGCATCCTGGACAGCAAAGAGGCCCCCGAACAGCAGCTCTCCCTCTTTTTGGGCAAGAATTGGGTCCTCTCCATCGCAGAGAACAAGAGCGATGTGTTCGAACCCTTGGTCCGTCAGCTTGCGACCAACCAATCAAAGCTGCAAGCGGGAAGCGCAGGCATGCTCTTCCACTCCCTGATGGACCGGGTGGTGGACCAATACCTGGTGAAAGCTGACGAGCTTGAGCTGAAAACCGAACATCTGGAAGAACAGGTCATTACCTCCCCCCAGTCAACCGATGCCCCCACCATTCACCAGCATAAGGCCGAGATCCTCCGCCTCAGGAGGATGACCAGCCCACTGAGAGAAATTCTCACCACCCTGCTCCGCTCGGAAAGCGAGTATCTGGACAAGAACACCCTTTTCCTGCTGAAGGACATCCAGGACCATGCACTGTGGCTGAGTGAGGAGTGCGACATGCTTCGCGAGACCGTCTCGGGCATCATGGAAGTCTATCTGTCCAGCTTGGATATGCGGATGAACTCCATCATGAAGGTACTGACCATCATCTCCACGATATTCATTCCCCTGACCTTCCTCACCGGTCTGTATGGGATGAATTTTGCCACCATGCCCTTCACCACTGCATGGTGGGGGTTCTATGCGATTGTCTTCTGTTGTATCCTCGTCGTTGCACTCATGGTCATCTATTTCAGGAGGAAGCAGTGGTGGTAG
- a CDS encoding GNAT family N-acetyltransferase: MVVVNSLAEVGIDHLLEAFNDAFSDYDVPMQMDKTQLIRHMHTNGCSLDDSVGLFDEERLVGFLLVARRTTTAYDGGTGIRVAYRGQGLAHLLIDEAIKHTAKRGCTSFVLEVLDTNEHAKKLYEKHGFATIRTLACHRKERPTPLREGTLKLEQQSELCLGRGECQPSWQYSEPSLKAGSYTGFAIVCNRETVGTLCLDTKRGMIAQIFIEPNQRRRGYAKEALLAAQALCESDHLSFYNVDTACLDLQGFLAAVGFHCVLTQSEMHRSLTPQARA, from the coding sequence GTGGTGGTAGTCAATTCCCTTGCCGAGGTTGGCATCGATCATCTACTGGAGGCGTTCAACGACGCCTTCAGCGATTATGACGTTCCAATGCAGATGGACAAGACCCAGCTTATACGTCATATGCATACCAATGGATGCAGTCTGGACGATTCCGTCGGCCTCTTTGATGAGGAACGGCTGGTTGGATTTCTGCTGGTGGCACGACGCACCACAACCGCCTATGACGGGGGAACCGGAATACGGGTGGCATATCGGGGGCAGGGGCTTGCGCACCTGCTGATCGATGAAGCCATCAAGCACACCGCCAAACGCGGTTGCACATCCTTTGTCCTGGAAGTCCTCGACACCAATGAGCATGCAAAGAAACTCTATGAGAAGCACGGCTTTGCAACGATTCGGACATTGGCCTGCCATCGCAAGGAGCGCCCCACCCCATTGCGGGAGGGAACTCTGAAACTGGAGCAACAAAGTGAGCTTTGTCTTGGTCGGGGGGAGTGCCAGCCAAGCTGGCAGTACAGCGAGCCATCGCTCAAAGCAGGCTCCTATACAGGCTTTGCCATCGTTTGCAACAGAGAAACGGTTGGTACGCTCTGCTTGGACACCAAGAGGGGAATGATAGCCCAGATCTTCATAGAGCCCAACCAAAGAAGGAGAGGCTATGCAAAAGAGGCTCTTCTTGCGGCACAAGCTTTGTGTGAATCGGACCACCTCTCCTTCTACAACGTGGATACCGCTTGCCTGGATCTTCAGGGTTTTCTCGCAGCGGTCGGCTTTCACTGTGTCCTTACCCAAAGTGAGATGCATCGCTCCCTGACACCACAGGCCAGAGCATGA
- a CDS encoding GNAT family N-acetyltransferase — protein sequence MSDYLIQPLAEGQQEEALQLMRRIFEPSLHSIFFLHPETTLVVRFEGKLVGGLNLDVYRVNTQVTMGYLGWLYIDEQHRGKGLAGRLIDEALIFLRDLGCTDAAGCVEGDNPASFRQLEQRGFAIRSLSFQLKRYRLGVAKVWSHASRFFDMGYFFWQSSLKEEQATPYPTNLSAYVRTVLGNTLAFSLLVLGWNIPALLSLPWTQGKADSEPTLLLLIPMLALSVRTLSMLLVARIHKLPVVYRGWDTAYVAAYLAPLLLGIPFPNPGNLYIRGSDWSPKEQAKPLFAMGLASTVSLALLSLLVPHPYVVMLLLLDTFFSKYPFCGFNASRI from the coding sequence ATGAGCGACTATCTGATCCAGCCGCTCGCCGAAGGGCAACAGGAAGAAGCGCTCCAGCTCATGCGCCGTATCTTCGAACCAAGCCTTCACTCCATCTTTTTCCTGCACCCGGAGACCACGTTGGTGGTACGTTTCGAAGGCAAGCTGGTGGGAGGACTCAATCTTGATGTCTATCGGGTGAACACCCAGGTAACGATGGGGTACCTGGGTTGGCTGTACATCGATGAGCAGCACCGGGGAAAGGGCCTTGCAGGTCGTTTGATCGACGAGGCACTCATCTTCCTCCGTGACCTTGGCTGCACCGATGCAGCTGGGTGTGTGGAGGGAGACAATCCTGCTTCCTTCCGGCAATTGGAGCAACGCGGCTTTGCCATCCGCTCCCTCTCCTTCCAACTCAAGCGCTACCGGTTGGGAGTGGCCAAGGTCTGGTCCCACGCATCACGGTTCTTCGACATGGGGTATTTCTTCTGGCAATCAAGCCTGAAGGAGGAGCAAGCGACACCCTATCCCACCAACCTTTCGGCTTATGTGCGTACAGTCTTGGGAAACACGCTCGCCTTCTCATTGCTCGTCCTCGGGTGGAACATTCCGGCACTGCTCTCCCTGCCCTGGACACAGGGAAAAGCCGACAGTGAGCCGACGCTTCTACTCCTGATCCCCATGCTTGCTCTTTCAGTACGCACCCTCTCCATGCTTCTGGTGGCGCGAATCCACAAACTTCCTGTGGTCTATCGCGGTTGGGATACTGCCTATGTGGCCGCCTATCTGGCACCATTGTTGCTGGGAATCCCCTTTCCGAATCCCGGAAACCTCTACATCAGGGGAAGTGACTGGTCACCCAAGGAACAGGCAAAGCCCCTCTTTGCCATGGGCCTGGCCTCCACCGTCTCGCTTGCACTCCTCTCCCTCCTCGTTCCCCATCCCTATGTGGTGATGCTTCTTTTGCTTGATACCTTTTTCTCGAAATATCCCTTCTGCGGCTTCAATGCATCGCGCATCTAG
- a CDS encoding hemolysin family protein — protein sequence MQVQLTSIIILLIFSAIFSATETAFTSLSFVQLKILENRKSRASRLAYRLSQRREELITTVLVGNNVVNISVSSLVTTFAIEFFSSQAIGYATGILTLVILIFGEITPKQLALTHNMKIAVFMAYPMRFLTTILFPVIWALRHFSALITRLFSSHADPTITTEGVMHMVDAAEDVGLVDQYESDLMQRAIHFSETQVRTIMTHRTNVFCISDELTIRDAFPSIVRSGFSRIPIFHGTPENIIGIVLVRDILRAQLEKRMDKMLSSISREPMFVPEQMHLDDVFYLFKKAKLQQAIVLDEYGGFSGVVTMEDVAEQLFGELYDEHERRFPDRIVEREQKPGTFLVMADTPFQQMVDELDLMVDEHKGRTSTVAAYVLDLIGDIPSEGEVVQSPLGTFRIISMKGNRMEAVEFSPTIDDGTL from the coding sequence ATGCAGGTACAACTGACCTCCATCATCATTCTGTTGATCTTTTCTGCAATATTCAGCGCCACGGAAACCGCGTTCACGTCGCTCTCCTTCGTACAGCTCAAGATCCTGGAGAACCGAAAAAGCCGCGCAAGCAGGCTTGCCTACCGGCTCAGCCAAAGGCGTGAGGAGCTCATCACCACGGTCTTGGTCGGAAACAATGTGGTGAACATTTCCGTCTCGTCACTGGTCACCACCTTTGCCATTGAGTTCTTCTCCAGCCAAGCCATCGGATATGCCACCGGTATCCTTACCCTGGTCATCCTCATCTTTGGGGAGATCACCCCCAAGCAGCTGGCCCTGACCCACAACATGAAGATTGCCGTCTTCATGGCCTATCCCATGCGCTTTCTCACCACGATTCTCTTTCCGGTGATCTGGGCGCTGAGACACTTCTCAGCCCTCATCACCCGTCTCTTCTCCTCCCATGCCGACCCTACCATCACCACAGAAGGGGTGATGCACATGGTTGATGCGGCAGAGGATGTCGGCTTGGTGGACCAGTATGAGTCGGATCTCATGCAACGGGCAATCCACTTCAGTGAGACGCAGGTGAGAACCATCATGACCCACCGGACCAATGTGTTTTGCATCAGCGACGAGCTGACCATCCGCGATGCCTTTCCTTCCATCGTACGCTCGGGCTTCAGCCGCATCCCCATCTTCCACGGAACTCCGGAGAACATCATCGGCATTGTGCTGGTACGTGACATTCTCAGGGCCCAATTGGAAAAACGGATGGACAAGATGCTCTCCTCGATCTCGCGCGAACCGATGTTCGTCCCCGAACAGATGCACCTCGATGATGTCTTCTATCTCTTCAAGAAGGCAAAGCTGCAGCAGGCCATCGTCCTGGATGAGTATGGTGGCTTCAGCGGGGTGGTGACCATGGAGGATGTGGCCGAGCAACTCTTCGGCGAGCTCTATGACGAGCATGAGCGCCGCTTCCCCGACCGTATTGTGGAGCGGGAGCAGAAGCCCGGCACCTTCCTGGTCATGGCAGACACCCCCTTCCAGCAGATGGTTGACGAGTTGGACCTGATGGTGGATGAGCACAAGGGACGTACCTCCACGGTGGCTGCCTATGTGCTTGACCTCATCGGGGACATCCCCAGTGAAGGGGAAGTGGTGCAGTCTCCGCTGGGAACCTTCAGAATCATCTCCATGAAGGGGAACAGGATGGAAGCCGTGGAATTTTCCCCAACCATTGATGACGGAACCCTCTAG